From Pseudomonas sp. stari2:
CTGGTGATGTTCAGTTCTTTGGCCCTCGAGCGCATCGAGCAGACGCAAAGCAGCAGCTTCGCCTGCGACTTGAAGAAGTGGCTGCAGATCATGCAGGCCTACGAACAGGGCGGACATGCCTACCACGCGACCATGCCCAGTGATTCCCTTGCACGGTTCAATGACGTAATGAAAGAGACGCAAGCCTACGGTTTAGACAAGATCCGCGACGACCAGCAGGTTCTGGGGGATCGGGTGCGCGCCATGTTGACCGGCAAAGGCTTCAAAAGCGTGGCCGCAGCCGGTTTTCAGGCCCCAGGCGTCGTGGTGAGCTACACCGATGATGCTGATATCAAAAACGGTAAGAAGTTTGCCAGCCACGGCCTGCAGATCGCCGCCGGGGTGCCGCTGCAATGCGACGAACCGGCTGACTTTCAGACCTTCCGTATCGGTCTGTTCGGACTGGAAAAGCTGCATAACATCGAACGCACGGTCAGCACGCTTGAGCAGGCACTGGATGAGGTGATGGCTCACTAAGTCCACTTCACGCCCGTAGCCAATAGCGTTCCCGCCGATCCTGTTCGGCGGGAACTACTAAGCCGCGATCAACCTGTCATAAATTCCATATCTGCTGGCGAATAAAAGACTTTCCCACCCTTTCAATTGTCCCTGAGGATCTGCGTGGACAAGGCCAGCGTCGATTCGTCGCACCATTGAGCGCAAAAAACCCTTTCATTCTGAATTAGTGATTTAACTAGGTAGTTACCTAACGATATAATGCCCCCCTCATTTCAACGGGACATTCAACGTGAAGCAGAGTCAACGCCTCTCGGGCATATCAACATTCATTCTGGTCGGGCTCGGGGTGATCATCGCCCTGCTCGGCCTGGCACTGGCCGCTGGCGGTGTGAAATTGGTCAGCCTGGGAGGCTCCTGGTACTTCCTGGTGGGTGGTCTGGTCATGACCCTGTCCGGTCTGCTGATCGCTCGCCGCAAGCCTGCCGGTGCGTGGCTGTTCGCTGCGTTTCTGGTGGGGACGGCAATCTGGGCAGTCAGTGACGCAGGCTTGGTGTTCTGGCCGGTGTTCTCGCGTCTGTTCATGTTCAGCGCCGTAGGTCTGGCGGTTGCTCTGGTCTACCCGATGCTCAAGCGTGCCAATGGCGGCGTTGCTGGGCGCGGTGCCTACGGCGTTGCCGCTGTTCTGGCAGTTGGCCTGGCCGTGGCTGCCGGCAACATGTTCGTTGCGCATCCGACTGTCGCCCCAACCGGCACCGGCCCGGGCCTGACGCCGGTCGAGCCGGAAAAGGCGCAGAAAGATTGGGCGCACTACGGCAATACCGAAGGTGGCAGCCGCTTCGCCGCGCTGGACCAGATCAACCGCACCAACGTCGACAAGCTGAAAGTCGCCTGGACCTACCACACCGGCGACATCGCCGAGAGCGATGGCAATGGCGCTGAAGACCAGCTGACCCCATTGCAAATCGGCAACAAGGTGTTCATCTGCACCCCGCACAACAACCTGATTGCGCTGGATGCCGACACCGGTAAGGAACTCTGGAAAAACGCGATCAACGCCAAGTCCAAAGTCTGGCAGCGTTGCCGTGGCATGGCCTACTTCGACGCCAGCGCCGCTGTCGCCAAACCGGCGAGCTCACCGGTTACTGAAACCCCGGCCGCTCCAGCCGCAAACTGCACACGTCGTCTGCTGACCAACACCATCGACGCCCGCCTGATCGCGGTCGATGCCGACACCGGCGAGTTCTGCCGTGGTTTCGGCAACAACGGCCAGGTTGATCTGAAGGCCGGTCTGGGTGATGTCCCGGACAGCTACTATCAACTGTCCTCCGCGCCGCTGATGGCCGGCACCACCGTGGTCGTTGGCGGTCGCGTGGCGGACAACGTGCAGACCGACATGCCGGGCGGCGTGATCCGTGGTTTCGACGTGATGACCGGTGCGATGCGCTGGGCGTTCGACCCGGGCAATCCGCAGGACAAAAAGGCACCGGCCGATGGCAAAACCTATGTCCGCAGCACGCCGAACAGCTGGGCGCCGATGTCTTACGACTCGGCAACCAACACAATCTTCCTGCCAATGGGCAGTTCGTCCACCGACATCTATGGTGTCGAGCGCAGCAAACTGGATCACACCTACGGCGCCTCGATCCTGGCGCTGGATGCCAACAGCGGCGAAGAAAAGTGGGTCTACCAGACCGTGCACAACGATCTCTGGGACTTCGACCTGCCGATGCAGCCGAGCCTGATCGACTTCACCAAGGACGGCAAAACCGTACCTGCGCTGGTGATCGGCACCAAGGCTGGGCAGATCTACGTACTGGATCGCGCCACCGGCAAGCCACTGACCGAAGTCAAAGAAGTACCGGTCAAGGCTTCGAACATTCCAAACGAACCGTACTCGCCAACCCAGCCAAAATCCGTGGGCATGCCGCAGATCGGTGCCCAGCACCTGACCGAATCGGACATGTGGGGGGCCACGCCGTACGACCAGTTGCTGTGCCGGATCGATTTCAAGTCGATGCGCTACGACGGGCTGTACACCGCGCCGGGTACTGACAAATCCCTGAGTTTCCCAGGTTCACTGGGCGGCATGAACTGGGGCAGCATCTCGACTGACCCGGTGCACGGTTTCATCTTCGTCAACGACATGCGTCTGGGCTTGTGGATTCAGATGATCCCGTCGCAGAACAAGGGTCAGGCCACCTCCGGTGGCGAAGCGCTGAACACGGGCATGGGCGCTGTGCCGCTGAAAGGTACGCCGTACGCGGTCAACAAGAACCGCTTCCTGTCGGTCGCCGGCATTCCCTGCCAGGCACCGCCGTTCGGCACCCTGACCGCGATCGACATGAAGACCCAGAAAGTCGCCTGGCAAGTGCCGGTCGGCACCGTTGAAGACACCGGTCCACTGGGTATTCGCATGCACCTGCCGATCAAGATCGGTCTGCCAACCCTCGGCGGCACCCTGTCGACTCAAGGTGGCCTGATCTTCATTGCCGGCACCCAGGACTTCTACCTGCGCGCCTACAACAGCGGCAACGGTGAAGAAATCTGGAAAGCTCGTCTGCCGGTCGGCAGCCAGGGCGGCCCGATGACGTATGTGTCGCCGAAAACCGGCAAGCAGTACGTGGTCATCACCGCGGGTGGCGCCCGTCAGTCGACCGATCGTGGCGACTACGTCATGGCGTACGCCCTGCCGTAAACCGCTGCGCCCTCCTTCATTTCACTGCGCGCGACACCTT
This genomic window contains:
- a CDS encoding glucose/quinate/shikimate family membrane-bound PQQ-dependent dehydrogenase, which gives rise to MKQSQRLSGISTFILVGLGVIIALLGLALAAGGVKLVSLGGSWYFLVGGLVMTLSGLLIARRKPAGAWLFAAFLVGTAIWAVSDAGLVFWPVFSRLFMFSAVGLAVALVYPMLKRANGGVAGRGAYGVAAVLAVGLAVAAGNMFVAHPTVAPTGTGPGLTPVEPEKAQKDWAHYGNTEGGSRFAALDQINRTNVDKLKVAWTYHTGDIAESDGNGAEDQLTPLQIGNKVFICTPHNNLIALDADTGKELWKNAINAKSKVWQRCRGMAYFDASAAVAKPASSPVTETPAAPAANCTRRLLTNTIDARLIAVDADTGEFCRGFGNNGQVDLKAGLGDVPDSYYQLSSAPLMAGTTVVVGGRVADNVQTDMPGGVIRGFDVMTGAMRWAFDPGNPQDKKAPADGKTYVRSTPNSWAPMSYDSATNTIFLPMGSSSTDIYGVERSKLDHTYGASILALDANSGEEKWVYQTVHNDLWDFDLPMQPSLIDFTKDGKTVPALVIGTKAGQIYVLDRATGKPLTEVKEVPVKASNIPNEPYSPTQPKSVGMPQIGAQHLTESDMWGATPYDQLLCRIDFKSMRYDGLYTAPGTDKSLSFPGSLGGMNWGSISTDPVHGFIFVNDMRLGLWIQMIPSQNKGQATSGGEALNTGMGAVPLKGTPYAVNKNRFLSVAGIPCQAPPFGTLTAIDMKTQKVAWQVPVGTVEDTGPLGIRMHLPIKIGLPTLGGTLSTQGGLIFIAGTQDFYLRAYNSGNGEEIWKARLPVGSQGGPMTYVSPKTGKQYVVITAGGARQSTDRGDYVMAYALP